In the genome of bacterium, the window AGGTAAGGGCAGAGATAAAAGATGTAAGGGCAGAAATAAGGGATGTAAGGGGAGAGATAATGGAGAATATGAAATGGGGATTTGGTGTTCTTCTGACAGGGATTTTTATTTTGATGGGATTCATTCTCTGGGATAGAAGGACAGCATTAGCACCTGCGGTTAAGAGAACAAAGGAGATTGAGGAAAGGGAGGAAAGGATAGAGAAGGCATTAAAGGAATATGCTATCAAAGAACCAAAATTAGGAATTATCTTAAGAGAGGTTGGAATTTTGCAAAAAGCCTAAAAAGGAGTAACCGTTCACCGCAGAAACACAGAGATGCAGAGAAAAAATTAAAATCTATTCACCAGAGGCAGAAATTTCCTTTTTTGTAACCGTTCAGGTAGTGTCTATAAGGAGAAACACTCATGAATCTGCGGCTCACAAAGGGGGATGAAAATAATGGAAGAACAACCCCCTAACCCCCTTTATTAAGGGGGAATATCTGTTCTACACCATAGGATACGAGTCTGTGGATACTATACTAATTCGCTAATCTCTAATTCACTAATTCGCTATTTTCAGGGGAAAAGAGGAGAAACCGTCATGCCCCTGTGAGGCACAAAGGAGGATGAAAATAGAGTTTGATGGTTTGATGGTTCAAGAGAACAAGGTTTAAGTGGTAGAGTCGCAGGCTTGTCCATAATTTTAATAACATCTCTGTGTTCTCTGTGTCTCTGTGGCAAAAAACTATTTTCAGGAGAAAAAATGGTTCGAGTAAGATTCGCTCCGGCACCAACAGGATATTTGCATCTTGGAGGCGCCAGAACAGCTCTTTTTAACTGGCTTTTTGTTAAACAACAGCATGGTAAATTCATTTTACGCATAGAAGATACGGATGTTAAACGGTCAACTGATGAAAGTGTAAATGCCATCCTCGACAGTCTGAAGTGGCTTGGTATCAGCTGGGATGAGGGACCTTATTTTCAATCCCAAAGAACCCATATTTATCAAGAGTATGCAAAGAAATTATTACAGGATAATCAAGCATATTATTGTTATTGTTCCCCATCTGAATTAGAGATTCTTCGTAAAAAGGCAACTGGGGAGGCGCCAGGATATGATGGTCGGTGTAGAAACCTGTCCCCAACTCAGCGTCAAGAATATGAATCTTCTGGCAGGAAACCCACGATTAGATTTAAATCACCATCTGGACTAACTCAAGTAAATGATTTAATTCGAGGTAAAGTGTCTTTTGATAATGCCTTGTTTGGTGATTTTATCATTTTTAAATCAGATGGGATGCCAACTTATAATTTTGCCTGTATCATAGATGATGCTTTAATGGGGATTACCCATGTCATTCGTGGTGAAGACCATATTTCTAACACCCCACGCCAGATTTTATTATATCAAGCATTAGGATTTAAAATACCAGTATTTGCTCATCTACCCTTGATTTTGGGATTGGATAAAACGCCATTGAGTAAACGACATGGAGATGTTGCGATTGAACATTACCGGCAAGAAGGCTATTTGCCAGAGGCACTAATGAATTATCTCGCCCTTTTAGGTTGGTCAACGTCGCAAAGTCAGCAAATCTTTTCTAAAGAAGAATTATTAATAAAATTCTCCATAGACCGTGTCAGTAAAAACCCAGCTATTTTTGATTTAGAAAAACTACGCTGGTTAAATGGGGAATATATCAGAGAATTAGATATAGATTCACTGACCGGGTTATGTTGGGAATACTTAAACAAAATTCGAAATTCGAAATTTGAAATTCGAATTTTGAAATTTAAAGAGATAGTAAAACTTTTTCAGGAACGGATAAAGACACTTTCAGATTTTGTTAAACAGGCAGAATTTTTCTTTGTGAACAGCCCTAAATATCACCCATCTGCCGTTGAGCAAATCCTGATGAAAGACGGCGTCCGTCAAATTTTAGAACAGGTAAAAGATAGATTGGTTCAATTAGAACCGTTTGATACGAATTCTATTGAGAAAACTATTCGTGAATTAGCCGACCAGCTAAAAATAAAAGCCTCAGACATCATTCATCCTTTACGAGTAGCATTAACTGGAGATAAAGTTAGTCCAGGGTTGTTTGAAGTAGTCGCTTTATTAGGAAAAGAAAAAGTCCAGGAAAGACTCATTAAAATAAGGTGGGAAAATGGATAAATTGAAGATAGGAATTTTAGCCTCAGGTAGAGGGTCTAATTTACAGGCGATTATTGACGCCGTTGAGTTAGGGAATCTTTCGGCTGATATTGCCATAGTCATTAGTGATAACAAAGATGCCTATGCCTTGATTCGGGCACAAAAGTATGGAATTAAAACCCTTTTCCTTGACCCAAAAGGATTTAGAAGAGAGGATTATGACCGAAAGGTAGTTGAGGTTTTACAGGAAGAGAATATTGAATTAGTAGTCCTGGCGGGATTTATGCGAATTATCACCCCTTATTTTGTTAATGCTTACAAAAACAGAATTATGAACATTCACCCGGCGTTACTTCCATCTTTCCCAGGATTACACGGACAGCGACAGGCAATAGATTATGGCGTAAAGATTTCGGGTGCAACAGTACATTTTGTTGATGAGGGCTGTGATACAGGACCGATAATTTTACAAGCCGCGGTGAATGTTGAAAATGATGATACCGAAGAAACTTTATCTGGTCGAATTTTAGAACAAGAACATAAGATTTATCCGCAGGCTATCCATCTTTATGCTGAGGGGAAATTAAAGGTTATTGGAAGAAAAGTAAGGATAAAACAAAAATAATACTTGACGAGTTAGAGATTTTATGGCATAATAGTTTGGTAATTGGTAACTGGTAAATGGTAACTGGTAATTGGTAACTGGTAATTGGTAACTGGTAATTGGTAACTGGTAAATGGTAATTGGTAAATGGTAAATGGTAAATGGTAAATGGTAAGTATTTAACCAGTTACCATTTAACCAATTACCATATAATGGGCGAATAGCTCAGCGGGAGAGCACTTGCTTTACACGCAAGGGGTCACAGGTTCGAAACCTGTTTCGCCCACCACTTTTGGGTAACAGGTGAATAGCTACCAATTACCAGTTATCAAACAATGGGGTTGTGGTGTAGCATGGTCTAACACACCAGTCTGTCACACTGGAGATCGCGGGTTCAAATCCCGTCGACCCCGCCAGTCGTTAGTTTGAATAATTTCGGCAAACAAATATCTTTTTTTTGTAACCATTCACCTCACCACAGAGACACAGAGACGAACCAACCTTGCTCACAAAAAACCTTGACTTTTTTAGCCGCATCTTCTATAATAGAGATTGAAATAAAGAGGAGGTAGCGATGAAAATATCCAATCCTCATGATGCCTTCTTTAAAGAGGTCTTTTCTGATACTTGATGTTCAAGTTTTTTAAAGG includes:
- the gltX gene encoding glutamate--tRNA ligase, whose translation is MVRVRFAPAPTGYLHLGGARTALFNWLFVKQQHGKFILRIEDTDVKRSTDESVNAILDSLKWLGISWDEGPYFQSQRTHIYQEYAKKLLQDNQAYYCYCSPSELEILRKKATGEAPGYDGRCRNLSPTQRQEYESSGRKPTIRFKSPSGLTQVNDLIRGKVSFDNALFGDFIIFKSDGMPTYNFACIIDDALMGITHVIRGEDHISNTPRQILLYQALGFKIPVFAHLPLILGLDKTPLSKRHGDVAIEHYRQEGYLPEALMNYLALLGWSTSQSQQIFSKEELLIKFSIDRVSKNPAIFDLEKLRWLNGEYIRELDIDSLTGLCWEYLNKIRNSKFEIRILKFKEIVKLFQERIKTLSDFVKQAEFFFVNSPKYHPSAVEQILMKDGVRQILEQVKDRLVQLEPFDTNSIEKTIRELADQLKIKASDIIHPLRVALTGDKVSPGLFEVVALLGKEKVQERLIKIRWENG
- the purN gene encoding phosphoribosylglycinamide formyltransferase, encoding MDKLKIGILASGRGSNLQAIIDAVELGNLSADIAIVISDNKDAYALIRAQKYGIKTLFLDPKGFRREDYDRKVVEVLQEENIELVVLAGFMRIITPYFVNAYKNRIMNIHPALLPSFPGLHGQRQAIDYGVKISGATVHFVDEGCDTGPIILQAAVNVENDDTEETLSGRILEQEHKIYPQAIHLYAEGKLKVIGRKVRIKQK